A single Lolium perenne isolate Kyuss_39 chromosome 6, Kyuss_2.0, whole genome shotgun sequence DNA region contains:
- the LOC127321021 gene encoding OVARIAN TUMOR DOMAIN-containing deubiquitinating enzyme 2 encodes MEGVVVRRVIPSDNSCLFNAIGYVMEHNRNKAYELRQVIAAAVASDPEKYNEVFLGKPNEAYCAWILDSEKWGGAIELSILSEYYGREIAAYDIQTTRCDLYGQEKNYGERAMLIYDGLHYDALAMSPFEGAPEEFDQTIYPVDRNRSIGPVEGLALNLAKEANRKRSYTDTGSFTLRCGVCQIGVVGQKEAVEHAQATGHVNFQEYK; translated from the exons ATGGAAGGCGTGGTTGTGAGGAGAGTCATCCCTTCAGACAACAGCTGCCTCTTCAATGCCATCGG TTATGTGATGGAGCACAACAGAAATAAGGCTTATGAGCTCAGACAG GTCATAGCAGCAGCAGTTGCAAGTGACCCTGAAAAGTACAATGAAGTATTTCTTGGAAAACCAAATGAAGCGTATTGTGCTTGGATTTTGGATTCTGAAAAGTGGGGAG GTGCTATAGAACTTTCAATTCTGTCAGAATATTATGGGCGTGAAATTGCTGCATATGACATCCAGACAACACGCTGCGATCTGTATGGTCAG GAGAAGAACTATGGTGAGAGGGCCATGCTCATTTATGATGGGTTACATTATGATGCTCTAGCA ATGTCTCCATTTGAAGGAGCACCAGAAGAATTTGATCAGACCATATACCCTGTTGACCGTAACCGTTCCATTGGTCCAGTAGAGGGCCTTGCTCTTAACTTAGCAAAGGAGGCAAATAG GAAGAGAAGCTACACAGACACTGGAAGCTTCACATTGCGCTGCGGCGTGTGCCAAATCGGTGTCGTTGGTCAAAAG GAAGCTGTCGAGCATGCGCAGGCCACTGGGCATGTCAATTTCCAAGAATACAAATGA